GGCCTGCGTGCGCTGTACTTCGCCCTGGCCGCACTGATGCACCGTTTCATCTACCTGAAGTACGCTTTGGCGCTGGTGCTGATGTATATCGGTGGCAAGATTTTCCTGCATGACCTGATCAAGGTACCTGCCCTGCTCTCGCTTGCCGTTACCCTGGGCCTGCTGGCTGGTGGTGTGCTGCTGTCACTGCTGAAGACGCGCGACCAGAGCGCTCCGCAGCACTGATAAAGCCTCCAGCACCCATCAATGACAAGGCCCGCATCTGCGGGCCTTGTCATTTGCCTGATCAGCGACTGGCTTTCATCACGTCACGCGGCACATATTTACCGATTTCGTACTTGCCGATGGCGGCGCGGTGCACTTCATCCGGGCCGTCGGCCAGGCGCAGGGTGCGCTGCATGGCGTACCAGTAGGCCAGCGGGAAGTCGTTGGAAACCCCGGCACCGCCGTGCATCTGGATCGCCCGGTCGATCACCTTCAGCGCGACGTTGGGCGCCACTACCTTGATCTGGGCGATTTCGCTGGCAGCGATCTTGTTGCCCACGGTATCCATCATGTAGGCCGCGTTCAGGGTCAGTAGACGCGCCTGGTTGATCTCCATGCGCGAATCGGCGATGTGGTCGATGTTGCCGCCCAGGCGTGCCAGCGGCTTGCCAAAGGCGGTACGGCTCACGGCGCGTTTGCACATCAGTTCCAGGGCACGTTCGGCCATGCCGATCGAGCGCATGCAGTGGTGGATACGGCCCGGGCCAAGGCGACCCTGGGCGATCTCGAAACCACGGCCCTCACCCAGCAGCACGTTCTCGTAAGGCACGCGCACATTCTCGAACAGCACCTCGGCATGGCCATGCGGCGCGTCGTCGTAGCCGAACACCGGCAGCGGACGCAACACGCTGACGCCGGGGGCATCCATCGGCACCAGAATCATCGAATGCTGCTGGTGACGCGGCGCATCCGGATTGGTCAGGCCCATGAAGATCATGATCTTGCAGCGCGGGTCACAGGCGCCCGACGTCCACCATTTGCGGCCGTTGATCACCCACTCATCACCTTCACGGCGGGCATTGGCCTGCATGTTGGTGGCGTCGCTGGAGGCCACGCCCGGCTCGGTCATGGCGAAGGCGGAACGAATCTCGCCAGACAGCAGCGGCTCCAGCCATTGCTGTTTCTGCGCCTCGTTGCCGTAACGTACCAGCACCTCCATGTTGCCGGTATCCGGCGCGGCGCAGTTGAACGGCTCCGGGCCAATCAGCGAGCGGCCCATGATCTCGGCCAGCGGCGCGTATTCGGTATTGCTCAGGCCGGCGCCATAGTCCGACTCAGGCAGGAACAGGTTCCACAGCCCCTCGGCCTTGGCCTTGTTCTTCAGTTCTTCCATGATTGCGGTCGGCTGCCAGCGGTCGCCCTCGGCCACTTGCTGCTCGAACACCGCTTCGGCCGGGTAGACATAAGCCTCCATGAACGCGGTAACACGCTCACGCAGCTCTTGAACCTTGGGGGAATAGGCGAAATCCATGGAGATACCTGTTTGTGACAAAGGGTGAGAGGTTGTGGAAATGATGCTAGAACAGCGCTTAAGATTTATCGAACCTATTTTCAGCGTGTATGAACATTCATAACCGATATATGATCGATTGATATCGACGCCCCTGGAGCACTGCCGGCATGAACCTGACCAAGGTGGACCTGAACCTCTTCATCGTCTTCGACGCCATCTACACCGAGGCCAACCTGACCCGTGCCGGACAGATCGTCGGCATCACCCAGCCGGCGGTTTCCAACGCCCTCGCCCGTCTGCGCGAAACCTTCAACGACCCGCTGTTCGTGCGCACTGCCCAGGGCATGGTGCCCACGCCCATGGCGCAGAACATCATCGGCCCGGTGCGTAACGCCCTGCAGTTGCTGCGTGTCTCCGTGCAGGAGAGCCGCACCTTCAACCCGCAGCAGGCCGGCAAGACCTACCGCATCAGCATGACCGACCTCTCCGAGCAGATTCTCCTGCCGCCGCTGTTCCAGCGCCTGCGCCGTCTGGCGCCTAGCGTGTGCATCGAGAGTTTCCTGGCCAAGCGCCGCGAAACCACCAAGGAGCTGGCTGCCGGCCGCCTCGATTTTGCCGTCGATGCACCGCTCAACACCGACCCGCAGGTGCGTCACGTCAAACTGCTGGATGATCGTTACGTCTGCGCCATGCGCCCCGGTCACCCACTGGCCAAGGAAAAGATCAGCCTCGATGAGTACCTGTCACTGAGCCACATCCACATCTCCAGCCGCCGCAGTGGTCTCGGTTATGTGGATCTGGCCCTGGGCAAGATGGGCATCCAGCGCAAGATTGCCCTGCGCTCGCAGCATTACCTGATGGCCAGCAGCGTGCTGCAGCAGACCGATATGGTGATGACCGTGCCGGAGCGCTTCGCCCGCCGCCACAACCTGCATCATGTGACCTTACCGGTCGGTGATGTGCCGGCGCTGGAAACGCACCTGTATTGGCATGAGAGTACCGACCAGGACCCGGCCAACCGCTGGATGCGCGAGCAGATGATCGAACTGGCGCAGCAGGTCATTGCACAGGAAAAGAAAGCTGATCAGGCCGCTACCGCCTGACCGTTCGGCGCTTGATGCAAGAAGGCCCGCATGTGCGGGCCTTCTTGCTGGTAGCTGATCAATCAGCGCGCGAGCTTGCCATCGACCGACAGCTTGCCGGCACCTTCGAACACCAGCGCTACGCTGATGGCCAGCAGCGCCAGGGCGAACTCGTAGCCGTTGTTGCTCATGAAGAAACCGTTGGCCAGGTGCACGGTGACGATCGCCACCAGCATGGTTACCGCCAGCACCGCTGCCGCCGGGCGCACCAGCAGGCCGATGATCAGCGCCACGCCACCGAAGAACTCAGCGCTACCGGCAGCCAATGCCATCAGGTAACCCGGCGCCAGGCCAATGCTCTCCATCCACTGTGCGACGCCCGCCAGGCCATAGCCGCCAAACCAGCCAAACAGCTTCTGTGCGCCATGAGCGGCGAAGGTGATACCGGCGATGATGCGCAAAATGGTGATGCCGAAACCGGCCTGGCTGGCCGTGATGCTTTTGATCAGGGTGTTCATGAGGAGATTTCCTTTTGCAGTGTGGGGTAGATGGCGCACAGAATATCCAAATTAATCGATCTTAAAATCGCAAAATATGCCTAATAGTGATCGATTAATTTGATATTTATCTGACCATCAGCCGCTGACTACTGCGGCTCCAGCAGATAGCGCTCACGGTCATAAGCCAGGTAATACTTGTTGACCGCATTCACATAGCTCACCACCCCCATGCCCATCTGTTCCATGGCCACACGTTCGACCTGAAAGAACCACTGATTGGGGTTGAGGCCACGCCTGCGGGCCTCGGCACGCAGGCTCTGCACCCGTTGCGGGCCCAGGTTGTAACCGGCCAGGATAAAGGCCATGCGCTCGCGCTCGTTAAGCAGTGGGCTATTGAAGAAATTGCGCCGGATCATCGCCAGGTACTTGCTGCTGGCCTGCACATTGCCATCGATATTCTGGATGTTGCTCACGCCGACAGTGCGCGCGGCGGCCGGGGTAATCTGCATCAGCCCGGTCGCCCCGCTGGCGCCACGCGCCGAGGGGTTGAGCGTCGACTCCTTGAAGGCCAGCGCTGCCAGCATCAGCCAATCGAAGCCCTGCTGCTCGGCATGCTGCTGCAGCACCGGACGTACCCGTTCCAGACGCTGGCGCTCGGTACGACCAAAGGGAGAATGCACCTTGTACAGCCGGCGATAGACGCGCTGAAACGCAGCATCCTGATCTGCCGGGCTCCTGTAGCTGCTGAAGAAGCGATCGATGCTGGCGCGCAGCATTGGCGCATCGGGGCGTACGAACCACTTCATATCGCCGTCACGGGCCAGTACCAGATGCCTGTCGACACGTAACCTGGGCATCACCTTGGCCCAGCGCTCGGCAATCGGCAGCTCCACCGCCGTACGTTCGAAGATGCCGGCCTGAACCATCTCCAGCACATCCTCGACGGCCAGGCTGGGGTCGACCCACTCGACCACCATCGGCGGCAACTTGCGATCCGCCAGTTGCTGGTTGATCAGGCGCAACGCCTCGCCCACGGCACTGCCCGCCGGCAATGAGAGGCTGCGCCCGGCCAGTTGCTCAAGGTTGCGGTAGTGCCTGTTGCCCTGCTTCGAGACCACCACCAGCGGCACTTCACGGCGAATTGCCGTACTGGCGCTGACCTCATGCCCCGTGCGCACATTGAGCAACTCGCCCGGCGCGACCAGATCACCCTCGCCACGCTGCAGCGCACCGAGCAGTTGATCCTTGGCCTTGGGAATGATCTTCAACTTGAGGCTGCGCCCATCGCGGGCATTGCGATTGAGGTACTGCTCAAAGGCGCGCAGGCGGTGATACTCGACGCCAATGCTCTGGCCCTTCACCAATCCCGAGCTGTTGCGGCTCTGGTTGACCAGCACGCGCAGTTCGCCACTGCTGCGAATAGCTGGCAGATCACGCGCGCTGCGGGCCTGCCCACCGACCTCTGGCGGGCCAGCCAGGCGTGCGCTGACCGGCAGCGGCAGCATGGCCAGCAGACACAGGATCAGCAGCAATCGCGACATCGATTCTCCAGAAAAGACGGTTGGCCGCCGAAACTTCGTCGTGGGCCTGCTGCTCGCCGATGCGCGACAGACGGCGTCAGACCCTGAGCTCGCAGAACAAGTTCCCAAGCCGGACAGGGGCGCGGAGATTGGCACAGGCGAGCGCTCCGGCGCCACCCCACAACCTTGCATGAACCTTAAAAACAGCGAACAAGTTGTTGTTTTAAATCGACTTCCTGACGAATGGACGGCTTCTGCTATTCTGCTCTTTCGCGTTCAACAGGTGGCACCATGCAACTCATCGATATTGCCGTCAATCTCACCCACCCCAGCCTCGCCGTGCAGGCCGAAGCACTGCTCGAGCGCGCCTACGCAGCCGATGTGTGCCAGATGGTGCTGACCGGCACCAGTCTGAACGAAAGCGAGGCAAGCCTGACACTTTGCCGACAACTGGACGACAGCGGCCAGCGCCTGTTCAGCACGGCCGGGGTTCACCCCCACGCAGCCAGCACCTGGGATGCCAGCAGCGGCAACACCCTCAAGGCCTTGTTACAGGAAGCACAGGTGCGCGCCGTCGGTGAATGCGGGCTGGATTTCGACCGTGACTTCTCACCACGCCCCGCGCAGGAGAAGGCGCTGGAAGAACAGCTGGCACTGGCTGTCGAGTTACAGATGCCGGTGTTTCTTCACGAGCGTGAAGCCAGCCAGCGCATGCTGGAGATCCTGCGCGACTATCGCGACCGGCTACCGGCAGCCGTGATCCACTGCTTCACCGGCGAACGCCGTGCACTTTATGCCTATCTCGATCTCGACCTGCACATCGGCATCACCGGCTGGGTTTGCGACGAGCGCCGTGGCACGCACCTGCACCCGCTACTCAGAGATATTCCCGACGAGCGCCTGATGCTCGAGACCGACGCGCCCTTTCTGCTGCCACGTACCCTGCGACCCAAGCCCAAGAGCGGGCGTAACGAACCGGCCTTCCTCGGCGAGGTGCTGCGTGAGGTGGCGCTGCACCGAGGTCAGCCCGAAGACAGCCTGGCGGCACAGACCACGCGCAACGCGCGGCTGTTCTTCGGCTTACCGGTCATACTGGATGGGCCACCACCAGAGTCTTGATTGACGTCAAGACTCCGGCTTTTTCCCAAGGCATACTGCTGGCACTTAGCCAACAGCGAATGCAGCGAGATGGATAATCAAAGCATGGGTGCCTGGATCAGCAACCTTTCTCTCAAGTACAAATTCTGGGCAGTCAACGCCGTTGCCTTCGTCATCAGCCTGATGCTGGTGCTGTTCGCCCTGCAGACCGAGCAGCAGGCACGCAGTGGCGATGCCCGGCAAGCGGCAATCGAGCAGGCGCGTCTGCTCCAGCAATGGCCAGCGCAGGCGGCATTGCCCACTTCGAGCAACGTTCAGCTACTGCAGGGCGACAGCCTGCCGGGCGCGCAAGGCACCCCGGACGCCAGCGGCTGGCAGACACTGGCACACGATGCCTGGTTCGCCGACTCGCCCCTGATCGGCGCCCAGCGTGTCACCCTCGGCGATGGACGCACCCTGGCGATCCTGGCGCGCGCGCCCAGCCTGCTCGATCTGTTCACCCAGCATGCCCTCACCTACGCCGTCGCTGTCGCCGTGCTGATGCTGTTGCTGCTGGCTGCCTCGCAGTTGTTGATCCGCTTTCTGCTCAGCCACCTCAATACCCTCAAGGATGTCATGTTGCAGGCCGAGCGCAGCGGCGACCTGTCTCTGCGAGTGCCGCTGGACGGCCGCGACGAGGTCGGCCAGATGGCCGCCGCCTTCAACGCCATGCAGGCAGGTTATCAGCGTGTGGTCGGCACCGTCGGCCAGGTCGCCAGTGAGCTGAACAGCGGCACCCGCGACATGGCCGAGCGCATGGGTGCAGTGCGCCAGGGCATGCTCAGCCAGCAAAGCGAAACCGACCAGGCCGCCACCGCGATCAACGAAATGTCGGCGACCGTGCAACACATTGCCGAGCATGCCGGCACCACCCGCGATCAATCCCAGAGTGCCGATCAACTGGCCCGCGCCGGTCAGCACGTGGTCGAGCGCGTCGAACAATCCATCGCCGCCCTGTCGCAGGGGGTGCGCCAGAGCGCTGCCAGCATCGAGCGGCTGGCCGAAGACAGCCAGCACATCAACCGCGTGGTCGGCGTGATTCACGGCATCGCCGAACAGACCAACCTGCTTGCACTCAATGCCGCCATCGAGGCTGCTCGCGCCGGTGAAATGGGTCGTGGCTTCGCCGTGGTCGCCGATGAGGTGCGTAACCTGGCCAAGCGCGTGCAGGACTCCACCGATGAAATCACCCAGATGATCGGCAGTCTGCAGGGCGGCACCCGCGACGCTGTGGAATTCATGCGTGAAAGCTCGGAGAGTGCCAACCAATGCGTCCAACTGGCGCAAGAAGCGGGCGAGTCTCTGGCCGCGATCACCGCCGCCGTGGCGCTGATGCGTGAGAGCAATACGCAGATCGCCGTGGCCGCAACGCAGCAAAGCCAGGTCGCCGAAGAGATGAGCCGCTCGGTGGTGGGCATCCGCGACGTCACCGAGCAGACGGTCGGTCAGACCCTCGAATCGGCCGCCACCAGCCAGCAACTGGCGCAGTTGGCCGGCGAACTGAACAAGGCCATCGGCCAGCTGCGGCTGTAATCGGCAGCCCCAGGATGAATCTATCCCAGCCATAGCCAAGAGCAATTCGTCGCTCGCTCCTGGCGGTTCTAGACTCGCTCTATCGAGTCGAGGACCGCATCATGAACAAGCGCCTTCCCAACCTGCTGAGCAGGCAGTGGCGTCACTACGCCGACCAGCACCAGCATCCGACCAACCTGCTGCTGCACCTGCTCGCCGTGCCGCTGTTTCTGCTGTCGCTGGCGCTGCTGCTGATCGGCCTCTGGCAACCGGGTTTCGTACCACTGGTGCTTGGCGCCATCGGCCTGTATGCCGCCCTGGCCCTGCAGGCGCGGGGGCATCGTCTGGAGCAGAATCAACCGGAACCCTTCCGTGGCCGGCGCGACGCCTGCAAGCACCTGTTGCTGGAACAGTGCGTCACCTTTCCGCGCTTCGTGCTCAGCGGCGGCTGGTGGCGCACCTGGCGCAAGCGCAAGTAGCCTGCGCCCAGCCGACGCGCACGCTCAGGCAAATACCGTGACGGTCTGCCGGCTCAGGGCAATCAGCTCGCCCGCCGGGCTCCATATCGCCGCCGCCACATGGCCATAGCCATCGCGGGCATGTTCGATATCGGCACGGTACAGGCACCAGTCGTCACTGTTGAGAGTGCGTAGCGGCTGGACGAATTCGATGGTCCAGGTCAGTGAGCTGCCCGGCGCCGGGCTTTTCAGATAAGGCAGCACCGCAGGCGGCCAGGCATCGACCAGTGCCAGCAGATGCGCTTCGCTCATCGCCTGTGGCACGCTCTCGCCGCGCAGCCGCACCCAGCCGCCCATCTGCCGTGAGGGCGTATTGCTGAACGGCATACCGCCAATGCCCCAGCGCATGGCCAGAAAGCGGGTGAATTCCGGTGTGACGTTACGCACGTAGGGCAGCTCCTGGCACTGCTCGGCCGGCGTGATCTGTGGTGCGGCCAGCGCCTCCACGGCAACCGATGAGGGACGAGAGGCGCCAAAGCTGCCCTGAACCACGGTCATCACCTGGCCATCCTGAACCGCACGCAGGAACATCTGGCTGACCGCCTTGCCCTCGCGCAGCACTTCGGCCTGAAAACTCACCGGGACATCCGGCGCCACCGGGCCGACGAAGGTAATGGCCAATGAACGCAGCGGCCGGTTCTCGGGCACCTTGGCGCGCATCGCCTCGAATGCCAGTGCGGCGACCAGCCCACCGAAACTGGCGCGCCCCTGGCCCCACTCCGGCGGAATCACCACGGCATGAGGATCGCGGCGTACCGCTTCGAGCATTTCGGAGAAGATCATAAGCACCTCGGCATTCATCGATGGCGACGATCTTAGGGGATGCCGGCCGCGCAACGATAGCCCGGGAGGATGGCTAGTCGGTCATATTGGCGGCGAAAATGACACCCTATTTCGCCTTGGGAAAATCGCCATAGAGCGCCAGCAGGGCGTCATCCGCACGCCGTTCGGCCGCCCACTGGGCCTGTAACCAGGCAGCCCGACAAGGCTGTAACGCTTCGCTTGCTTCGGCCTGTGCCAACCACTGCAGATGATCATGCCAGTCACCGAGTGCACTCTGCGCACGCTTGAGCCTGAGCTGCGCCGCCTTGCTCAGGCCACTGTGCTGCGGATAGGTTTCAGCAGCGTAGCGCACACGTTTGATCAGCAGGCGCAGGCGATGACGGTCATGGGCGGGATCACGCAGCGCATCGGCCAGCTGCCGTTGCTGGCGGCGCAGGCGCCGGCGAATACGCCGGCCCAGATCACTCAACAGCCCCTGACGGGCGGCCTCACGCCAACTTGCCGGCCAACGGTCGAGCAGATGCAGGACATCCATCAGCTCACGGGAGGTCGCAAGCATGGCGTAGCCTGCCGCACGTGATGGCGCATCAAGCGGTAGCAGGTGTGACAGCTGTCTGCCGGTCAACTCGGCCAGTAATACCTCGCGGTCACGCAACGGGCCGCTGAGACGCCCCAGTACGGCCGCGCCCTGCTCCAGGGCATCCACACCCGGCAAACCACGCAGCGGACGCAACAGGCTGCGCAGTTGACGCAGGGCAATACGCAAATCATGTAGCGCTTCGCTATCGGTGCAGTCGGCCAAGCGGGCCTGGCAGGCATACAGGCGTACCTGCAGGGCCAGGACGCGGTACAGGCAATGTTCGCTCAAATCACTCATGCGGACTCCCAGAGCAAGATACCTCTGCACTGTATCACTGGCGCGACAGGCGCCAGGGCAAAGCCTTGCGTACCTGCCTCAGCGCGTGCACCAGGGCGGTACGCGAAGCGGGCTGCAATGCATAGCGCTGCTGTTCGAAACAATGCGCGAAAGCCTCGATCTGCTCAGCCTGTGCCGGCAGTTCGCGGGCAGCCCGCAAGGCGAATGAGCGTGCGCCCTCGCCCGTTTCGCGGCGTACGCCATGGCGCGCCAGCACACGCTCGAACTGGCGGAAAATCTGACGCTGTGGATCAGCCCGTTGCTGCCAGGGCTTGAGCAAGCACAGCGCCAGCAGGCCAATCAACAGCGCACCGGTGCCCACCAGGGCGAGCGCCAGACGCTGCCAGTCGAGGCTGCCGAACCAGTTCTGCAGCAGTTTCAGCTGCTGCTCACCCTGATACCCCAGCACCCAGCGCTGCCAGCCGTAGTTGAGGTTTTCCCAGCTCAAACGCAGCTGATTGAGCCAGGTCAGCTCGCGGTAGCGCAGCGGCGAGAACGGCTGATCCTCGAGAAAACCATCCTCTTCGGCCAACGCCTCCTCCAAGCCCTGCTCGATACGCTCGGGGGCAAACTGGAAGGTCGGATCCACGCTGCGCCAGCCCTGCCCCGGCTGCCAGTACTCGACCCAGGCATGCGCATCGAACTGGCGCACTTGGACGTAGTTGCCAGCAGGATTGAGCTCACCGCCCTGGTAGCCGGCCACGACCCGCGCCGGAATACCCGCTGCACGCAGCACGAAGGTCATGGCGCCGGCATAGTGCGCACAGAACCCGCGCCGCGTGTCGAACAGGAACTCATCGATGCTGTCAGCACCCAGCGGCTGCGGACGCAGGGTATAGACATAGGGCTCGCGATTGAAATGCTGCAGTATGGCCGCCACCAGCGCATCGCTCTGTGGATACTGCGCCTTCAGCTCGGCTGCCCAGGCGCGGCTACGCGGATCGCCCTGCGGCGGCAACTGCAGCGCCTGGCGCAATCCAGGCGGCTCGCCCTGCGCCTCGCGCACAGCCTCTGGCCAGGAGCGCACCTGGTACAGCAGTGGCCGATCCGCCGGGCGCAGCCGCTGCCAGCGAAAGTCACTCATCATCCGTGCGCCGTCCTGGGTCATCTCGCCAACGTCGAGGGCGAACAGCCAGCGCTTGCCACTGGGCTGCATGATGATGCTGTAGTCGAGCGGGTCTCCGGCCTTGCTCCACTGCGCGGACATCGGTACATCCGCGTAAGCGGACTGCGACCAGCGCCGGCCATCGAAACGCTCCAGCGTCAGGGCACGCCAGTACAGTTGTTCGCGCGGCGGCACGTCACCTTCGAAGCTGGCGCGAAAGGCCAAGGCCGGGGAGCGACTGAGTTCGGCGATATCGGCCGGTTCCATGCTGTCCGACAGGCCGGTGACGCCCTTGTCGCTGGGCAGTGGCAGCGACCACAACGGTCCCATGCGCGGGAAGAAGACGAACAGCAGCACCATCAGCGGTATCGCCTGCAACAGCAGCCCACCGGCCAGGCGCAGGGTCGGCCAGGGGCGCTCGGCGAAACCACTGTGCTGCAAACCAACCAGGGCAGCCAGCAAGGCAGCGACCGGCAACAGACTGTAGAGCGCTGAGAGGATGCCGTCCTCGAACAGGTAGGCGGTCACCACGCAGAAGAAACCGAGGAAGATCAGTACCAGCGCATCACGTCGCGTGCGCATCTCCAGCAACTTCAGAACGAAGGTGGCGATCAGCAGCACCACGGCGGCATCCAGCCCGACCAACGTGCCACGCGACAGCAGGATACCGGCCAGCACCAGCAGCATCAGCCCGCCCTTGACCCAGCCACCGGGATAAGGGGCACGCATGCGAAAGATCTGTACGCGCCAACCGGCAGCGCCCAGCCATAGCGCGATCATCCACAGCGGCAGATGCACCAGGTGCGGCACGATCACCAGCACCTGGGCGACCAGCAACCAGGTCAGGGCGATCCTCGGGATACCCGGCAGGCTGCTCATGCGCGTGCTCCGAACAACGCCAGGGCACGCAGGCAGGCATCGCGGTGGCCCTCGCCATAATCCGGGGCAATCACCTGCCCCGGCAGTTGCAGACCGAAGGCCTGCTGACGCTGAGATAACTGCAGCACCCAATGACAGAGCAGCGAAAGGCGCGTTTCACTGTCGCCTCCCAGACTGTCGAAATCCAGCCACAGGTCACGCCCGCTGAGCATGGCGAAATCCTTGACCAACAGGCCCTGGCCGCGCGAATAGGCCTTCCAGTCCAGGCGCCTTTTCGAGTCACCCGGCTGATACTCGCGCAAGCCCTGAAAATCATCGGCGCCCTGGCCAAGGGCGCGCAGGCCTTCTTCCTGCTCGTCACCGAGGCCTGCTGACAAAGGCAGATCGCCTTCCAGCGGCTGCGGGTAGACCAGCACGGCCTGATCCAGATCGACCCAACTCCAGGCCACCAGCAAACCCAGAGGGAAACGACTTTCCACACGCAGGCGCTCAGGCCTGAGCCAGCCACGTCGCGTCGCCGGCAGACTCAGCTCCACCTCGCTCTGCCCTTTTCGCGGCACATCACGCAGCATCAGTTCGGCTGGCGGCCAACCGAGCGCGATGGCCTGGTGCTCGCGCTCGCGGCTTTCCAGGCGCACGCGAAAACGCGCCTGCTCGCCGACGAACACCGCAGCGCCGCCACCCGCCTTGAGCACCAGCCCGGCCAGGTTGCGGTAGGTGTGCAGAATGGTGACGACGAACACCGCCATCAGTAGAAAAGTCAGGCCATAGGCCAGGCTGTTCTGGTAATTGATGCCCACCAGCAGCATCAGCAGCAGTGCCACGGCAAATGCGCCCCCCACGCGGCTGGGCAGGATGAAGATACGCCGCTGGTTCAAACGCACGCTGGCCGCTGGCGGAATGCGCCTGGCCAGCCAGCGCTGCCAGAGCGGCTTCAACGCGGCACGCATCAGAGCGCCGGCACTTCACGCAGCAGCCATTGCACCAGGCCGCCGCCGCCATGGCCAGCCGGGTCGGCGCGCTCGCGCAGGCGATGGCCAACCACCGAGGGCAGTACGGCCTGCACGTCTTCGGGAATCACATAATCACGCTCGGCCAGCAAGGCCCAGGCCCGTGCCGCCGCCAACAGCGCCAGACTGGCACGCGGCGACAGGCCCCAGGCGAACTGCGGCTGGCTACGCGTGGCCTCGACCAAACGTAGCACATAGTCGACCAGGGCATCGCTGGCGCGTACCTTCGGCACCTGCGCCTGCAGGCGCGCCAGCTCGGCGTGATCGAGGATCGGCTGCAAACGCGGCAGCAGGTCGCGCCGCGCATCACCCAGCAGCAGCGCACGCTCTGCAGCCTGCGCCGGATAGCCCAGCGAAAGACGCATGAGAAAGCGGTCAAGCTGCGATTCCGGCAAGGCAAAGGTGCCGCCGCTGCTGACCGGGTTCTGCGTGGCGATCACGAAGAATGGCTCGGGTAACGGCCGGGTCGCGCCCTCGATGGTCACCTGCCCCTCCTCCATGGCTT
This region of Pseudomonas wenzhouensis genomic DNA includes:
- a CDS encoding DoxX family protein encodes the protein MNTLIKSITASQAGFGITILRIIAGITFAAHGAQKLFGWFGGYGLAGVAQWMESIGLAPGYLMALAAGSAEFFGGVALIIGLLVRPAAAVLAVTMLVAIVTVHLANGFFMSNNGYEFALALLAISVALVFEGAGKLSVDGKLAR
- a CDS encoding Mpo1-like protein encodes the protein MNKRLPNLLSRQWRHYADQHQHPTNLLLHLLAVPLFLLSLALLLIGLWQPGFVPLVLGAIGLYAALALQARGHRLEQNQPEPFRGRRDACKHLLLEQCVTFPRFVLSGGWWRTWRKRK
- a CDS encoding transglycosylase SLT domain-containing protein; the protein is MSRLLLILCLLAMLPLPVSARLAGPPEVGGQARSARDLPAIRSSGELRVLVNQSRNSSGLVKGQSIGVEYHRLRAFEQYLNRNARDGRSLKLKIIPKAKDQLLGALQRGEGDLVAPGELLNVRTGHEVSASTAIRREVPLVVVSKQGNRHYRNLEQLAGRSLSLPAGSAVGEALRLINQQLADRKLPPMVVEWVDPSLAVEDVLEMVQAGIFERTAVELPIAERWAKVMPRLRVDRHLVLARDGDMKWFVRPDAPMLRASIDRFFSSYRSPADQDAAFQRVYRRLYKVHSPFGRTERQRLERVRPVLQQHAEQQGFDWLMLAALAFKESTLNPSARGASGATGLMQITPAAARTVGVSNIQNIDGNVQASSKYLAMIRRNFFNSPLLNERERMAFILAGYNLGPQRVQSLRAEARRRGLNPNQWFFQVERVAMEQMGMGVVSYVNAVNKYYLAYDRERYLLEPQ
- a CDS encoding acyl-CoA thioesterase; its protein translation is MIFSEMLEAVRRDPHAVVIPPEWGQGRASFGGLVAALAFEAMRAKVPENRPLRSLAITFVGPVAPDVPVSFQAEVLREGKAVSQMFLRAVQDGQVMTVVQGSFGASRPSSVAVEALAAPQITPAEQCQELPYVRNVTPEFTRFLAMRWGIGGMPFSNTPSRQMGGWVRLRGESVPQAMSEAHLLALVDAWPPAVLPYLKSPAPGSSLTWTIEFVQPLRTLNSDDWCLYRADIEHARDGYGHVAAAIWSPAGELIALSRQTVTVFA
- a CDS encoding TatD family hydrolase, encoding MQLIDIAVNLTHPSLAVQAEALLERAYAADVCQMVLTGTSLNESEASLTLCRQLDDSGQRLFSTAGVHPHAASTWDASSGNTLKALLQEAQVRAVGECGLDFDRDFSPRPAQEKALEEQLALAVELQMPVFLHEREASQRMLEILRDYRDRLPAAVIHCFTGERRALYAYLDLDLHIGITGWVCDERRGTHLHPLLRDIPDERLMLETDAPFLLPRTLRPKPKSGRNEPAFLGEVLREVALHRGQPEDSLAAQTTRNARLFFGLPVILDGPPPES
- a CDS encoding acyl-CoA dehydrogenase; this encodes MDFAYSPKVQELRERVTAFMEAYVYPAEAVFEQQVAEGDRWQPTAIMEELKNKAKAEGLWNLFLPESDYGAGLSNTEYAPLAEIMGRSLIGPEPFNCAAPDTGNMEVLVRYGNEAQKQQWLEPLLSGEIRSAFAMTEPGVASSDATNMQANARREGDEWVINGRKWWTSGACDPRCKIMIFMGLTNPDAPRHQQHSMILVPMDAPGVSVLRPLPVFGYDDAPHGHAEVLFENVRVPYENVLLGEGRGFEIAQGRLGPGRIHHCMRSIGMAERALELMCKRAVSRTAFGKPLARLGGNIDHIADSRMEINQARLLTLNAAYMMDTVGNKIAASEIAQIKVVAPNVALKVIDRAIQMHGGAGVSNDFPLAYWYAMQRTLRLADGPDEVHRAAIGKYEIGKYVPRDVMKASR
- a CDS encoding methyl-accepting chemotaxis protein, which gives rise to MGAWISNLSLKYKFWAVNAVAFVISLMLVLFALQTEQQARSGDARQAAIEQARLLQQWPAQAALPTSSNVQLLQGDSLPGAQGTPDASGWQTLAHDAWFADSPLIGAQRVTLGDGRTLAILARAPSLLDLFTQHALTYAVAVAVLMLLLLAASQLLIRFLLSHLNTLKDVMLQAERSGDLSLRVPLDGRDEVGQMAAAFNAMQAGYQRVVGTVGQVASELNSGTRDMAERMGAVRQGMLSQQSETDQAATAINEMSATVQHIAEHAGTTRDQSQSADQLARAGQHVVERVEQSIAALSQGVRQSAASIERLAEDSQHINRVVGVIHGIAEQTNLLALNAAIEAARAGEMGRGFAVVADEVRNLAKRVQDSTDEITQMIGSLQGGTRDAVEFMRESSESANQCVQLAQEAGESLAAITAAVALMRESNTQIAVAATQQSQVAEEMSRSVVGIRDVTEQTVGQTLESAATSQQLAQLAGELNKAIGQLRL
- a CDS encoding LysR family transcriptional regulator, yielding MNLTKVDLNLFIVFDAIYTEANLTRAGQIVGITQPAVSNALARLRETFNDPLFVRTAQGMVPTPMAQNIIGPVRNALQLLRVSVQESRTFNPQQAGKTYRISMTDLSEQILLPPLFQRLRRLAPSVCIESFLAKRRETTKELAAGRLDFAVDAPLNTDPQVRHVKLLDDRYVCAMRPGHPLAKEKISLDEYLSLSHIHISSRRSGLGYVDLALGKMGIQRKIALRSQHYLMASSVLQQTDMVMTVPERFARRHNLHHVTLPVGDVPALETHLYWHESTDQDPANRWMREQMIELAQQVIAQEKKADQAATA